GCGCCGCCAGGTTCACCACCAGCGCATCCCGGGCGTACACCCCGCCGTCCAGCGAATAGATCGATGCGATCAACTGGCGCAACTCCAGCGGCAAACGCCAGCGCGCCCGCAGCGCCGAGCCATAGGCCGCACCGAAGGTATAGAGAGACTCGCCGATGGTTTCGTCATCCAGCGCACCACCGCCCTGACGCCAGTCTTCCAGGCAGCGCAACAACGCGAGGTCACCCAGGCGATGTAGGATGCCCGCGCTGTAGCAGCGCTCGTGGTCCAGCTCCAGCATGCGCGCCAGGCGGCGGGCATAGTCGGCGGTGTCCTGGGACAACTGCCAGTGGCGCTCGGCATAGGCCACCAGCGCCGGGTCGCCCAGCACCACGTTGTGCTTGAGGGCCAGGCCCAGGATCAGGTTCATGCTTTGCCCGGCAGCGAGCTTGTGCAACGCCGCCGGCAAGGTCTGCACCGGTGTGCCGTGATGGCCGGCGCTGTTGGCAGCGGCAATCAGCACAGCGGTGATTTGTGGGTCCATGCGCACCTGGTCTTCCAGGCGCTTGAGGTCCAAGCCATTGGCCCCCAGGCTGCTTTGCACGGCGGCTTTTACGTCAACCCGCAACGGCGCGCCGTCAGAGGCTTCGCGACGACGCTCAAGGAACACCGGCAAAGTCATGCCAGGCGCCAACGGCGGCACCTCGCAGTACACACTTTCACCTTCGTTGAGCAGCAAGTCCTGCAGACGCTGGGTGAGGCCTTCCATGTTCAGGGGTTTGGTCAGGTAGGCCGTAGGCGCCAGCGGCAAGGCTTCACGCACGCTGGCACTGTCATTGCGACTGCTCAGCAGAATGAACGGCAGCAGGGTGTACGGCGCTTCTGACGCACGTTGCGCAGCAAACTCAGGCCATCAACGCCCGGCAACTCCCAATCCGCCAGGATCAAGTCGTAGGCCTTTTCTCGCAGCAGTGCAGCCGCTTGCTGCCCATCGGCACACACATCCAACCGTGCGTCGCAACGCACAGCCAGTAAAACTTGCTTGAGCAGATCCCGTGACCAAGGGTCCGCCTCGGCAATCAGCACTCGGGGTACAGCCGGTAAATCAACAACACTCATCCAGCACGCTCCATCGGCAATGCTTGCACCTTAGACAATGGAGCTGCCTACGTACAATGAACAACGCCTGAATGTGCTGCATCGGGCACAAAAAACCCGCCGAAGCGGGTTTTTTCTGTCGATCAGGTCAGCTTCGGCTTACAGCTCCGAGAAGCACTCTTCGATGATCGCCAAGCCTTTGTCCAACTGCTCGTCCGGCGAGGTCAGCGGAACCAGTACGCGCAACACGTTGCCGTAGGTGCCGCAGCTCAACAGGATCAGGCCCTTGTCACGCGCCTTGGCCACCACGGAGGCGACGGCAGCAGCGTTTGGCTTGTGGGTGTCGCCATCGTCGAACAGCTCGACCGCGATCATCGCGCCCAGGGCACGCACTTCACCAATCACCGGGTACTTGGCCTGGATAGCCTTGAGGCCAGTAACCAGACGCTCACCGACTGCCTTGCAGCGGTCCAGCAGGTGCTCTTCTTCGAACACTTCCATCACCGCCAGCGCAGCCGCGCAAGCGATCGGGCTACCGGCGTAAGTGCCGCCCAGGCCGCCTGGAGCAATGGCGTCCATGTATTCAGCCTTGCCGCACACACCGGCCAGCGGGAAGCCGCCTGCGATGGATTTGGCGAAGGTGGTCAGGTCGGCAGCAACGCCCATCTGCTCCATGGCAAAGAAAGTACCGGTACGACCGGCACCGGTTTGCACTTCGTCAGCGATCAGCAGGATGCCGTGCTTGTCGCACAGCTCACGCAGGCGCTTCATGAAGGCTTTAGGCGCGACGTAGAAACCGCCTTCGCCCTGCACCGGCTCGATGATGATTGCCGCGATATCACGTGGCTCGGCATCGTTCTTGAAGATGCGTTCGATGCTGGCGATGGAATCGTCATCGCTCACGCCGTGCAGTTCATTCGGGTACAGCGCGCGGAACACGCCGCCTGGCATCAGGCCCATGCCGGCCGAGTAAGGCACGACCTTGCCAGTCAGGCCCAGGGTCATCATGGTGCGGCCGTGGTAGGCGCCGGTGAAGGCGATCACACCGGCACGGCCAGTGGCGGCGCGGGCGATTTTCACGGCGTTTTCGACGGCTTCGGAACCGGTGGTGACCAGCAGGGTTTTCTTGGCGAAATCACCTGGAACCTTGGCATTCACTTTTTCGCACACTTCCACGTAAGGCTCGTAGGCCAGTACCTGGAAGCAGGTGTGGGTCAGCTTGTTCAGCTGCTCGGTCACGGCCGCGATGATTTTCGGGTGCACATGGCCGGT
The Pseudomonas poae DNA segment above includes these coding regions:
- a CDS encoding 4-aminobutyrate--2-oxoglutarate transaminase, yielding MSKTNASLMKRRESAVPRGVGQIHPIFAESAKNATVTDVEGREFIDFAGGIAVLNTGHVHPKIIAAVTEQLNKLTHTCFQVLAYEPYVEVCEKVNAKVPGDFAKKTLLVTTGSEAVENAVKIARAATGRAGVIAFTGAYHGRTMMTLGLTGKVVPYSAGMGLMPGGVFRALYPNELHGVSDDDSIASIERIFKNDAEPRDIAAIIIEPVQGEGGFYVAPKAFMKRLRELCDKHGILLIADEVQTGAGRTGTFFAMEQMGVAADLTTFAKSIAGGFPLAGVCGKAEYMDAIAPGGLGGTYAGSPIACAAALAVMEVFEEEHLLDRCKAVGERLVTGLKAIQAKYPVIGEVRALGAMIAVELFDDGDTHKPNAAAVASVVAKARDKGLILLSCGTYGNVLRVLVPLTSPDEQLDKGLAIIEECFSEL